In the genome of Candidatus Stygibacter australis, one region contains:
- a CDS encoding metal-sensing transcriptional repressor — MKEVCQHCTMREAHHSEELKKDFTSRLNRIEGQIKGVNKMISENVYCDDILTQISAIQSAMSAVAQNLLAAHMKSCVVEQIRDGNLEVIDEVMKTIKRMTKSR, encoded by the coding sequence CAGCATTGCACGATGAGAGAAGCTCATCACTCTGAGGAGCTCAAAAAGGACTTCACATCGCGGCTTAACCGCATTGAAGGTCAAATTAAAGGTGTAAATAAGATGATATCTGAAAATGTGTATTGTGATGATATACTTACCCAGATATCAGCAATCCAGTCTGCCATGTCAGCAGTAGCCCAGAACCTGCTTGCAGCTCACATGAAGAGCTGTGTTGTAGAGCAGATCAGAGATGGTAACCTGGAAGTTATTGATGAAGTAATGAAAACTATTAAAAGAATGACGAAAAGTCGCTAA
- a CDS encoding cupredoxin domain-containing protein: MKKVIILILIGIAALFSLNAAQKVELGVADIQSDTQVIKMSVDRYGWHPNIFVIQKDIPVVWEIEGNELNGCNNGIVAQDFELKFDLTDGKQMQKFTPVSSGEYKFSCHMNMIPGKFIVVDDLQKADIKMLEANANVNISGNPMPGCTKCGSCPKGK; the protein is encoded by the coding sequence ATGAAAAAGGTAATAATACTAATACTGATCGGGATAGCTGCTCTATTTTCACTTAATGCAGCTCAAAAGGTAGAATTGGGTGTAGCAGATATTCAGTCAGATACCCAGGTGATCAAAATGTCAGTAGACCGCTATGGCTGGCATCCCAATATTTTTGTTATCCAGAAGGACATTCCAGTGGTTTGGGAGATAGAAGGCAATGAGTTGAATGGCTGTAATAATGGTATTGTAGCACAGGATTTTGAGCTTAAGTTTGACCTCACAGATGGCAAGCAGATGCAGAAATTCACTCCCGTAAGCAGCGGAGAATATAAATTCAGCTGTCACATGAATATGATTCCCGGTAAGTTCATCGTAGTAGATGACCTCCAAAAAGCAGATATAAAAATGCTGGAAGCCAATGCAAATGTAAATATATCAGGAAACCCTATGCCAGGCTGCACTAAGTGCGGCAGTTGCCCAAAGGGTAAATAA